Part of the Streptomyces sp. NBC_00457 genome, GATCAAGCACGTTCCCGAGCAGCTCTTCGACGTCACCGCGTTCCCGATCATGATGGTGCTGATGTACACGTACCTGTTCGGGGGCGCCCTGGCCGGGTCCCCGAAGGAGTACATCCAGTTCCTGCTGCCCGGCATCCTGGTGATGTCGGTCGTGATGATCACGATGTACACGGGCATCTCGGTGAACACGGACATCGAGAAGGGTGTCTTCGACCGCTTCCGCTCACTGCCCATCTGGCGGCCGTCGGTGATGGTCGGCTATCTGCTCGGCGACGCCCTGCGCTACACCATCGCCTCCATCGTGATGCTCACCGTCGGCATCATCCTCGGCTACCGGCCGGACGGCGGGGTCGGCGGTGTGATCGCCGGGATCGCCCTGCTGGTCGCCTTCTCGTTCGCGTTCTCGTGGATCTGGACGATGTTCGGGCTGATGCTGCGCTCCGAGAAGTCGGTGATGGGCGTCAGCATGATGGTGATCTTCCCGCTGACCTTCCTGTCCAATGTCTTCGTCGACCCGAGCACCATGCCGGGCTGGCTCCAGGCCTTCGTCAACAACAGCCCCATCACCCACCTTTCGTCGGCGGTGCGCGGCCTGATGGCGGGCGACTGGCCGACCGGCGAGGTCGCCTGGTCACTGGGCTGGGCGGGCCTGTTCCTGCTGGTCTTCGGGCCGATCACGATGCGGCTGTACAACCGCAAGTGAGCCGTTTCGAGGGGCGATTCAGTCCTGCGGCAGCGGGCGGACGTCGGGTGCGACATGCGTACCCGGCGTCGCCCGCACGATGGTGATCAGCCGGTCCGTCAGCTCCAGCTTCCCGACGGCCGGATCGTCGTATCCGAGCACCCGATGCCCGCGTACGACACTCACCACCAGGTC contains:
- a CDS encoding ABC transporter permease encodes the protein MSTATTPETKELAPVSAESLAALLVAGERPPRPSALSASLTFGWRAILKIKHVPEQLFDVTAFPIMMVLMYTYLFGGALAGSPKEYIQFLLPGILVMSVVMITMYTGISVNTDIEKGVFDRFRSLPIWRPSVMVGYLLGDALRYTIASIVMLTVGIILGYRPDGGVGGVIAGIALLVAFSFAFSWIWTMFGLMLRSEKSVMGVSMMVIFPLTFLSNVFVDPSTMPGWLQAFVNNSPITHLSSAVRGLMAGDWPTGEVAWSLGWAGLFLLVFGPITMRLYNRK